A window of the Xenopus laevis strain J_2021 chromosome 9_10L, Xenopus_laevis_v10.1, whole genome shotgun sequence genome harbors these coding sequences:
- the ncoa6.L gene encoding nuclear receptor coactivator 6 isoform X1 translates to MASHYLPDPGEPQTSLHVSPAQPQDGDNDSGIEDELRLEQADSTIFLAFKGDIGDTDFQQKLDKILNTVPNLVSMESDQLRLQKVEPWNSVRVTFNIPREAAERLRLLAQGNNQQLRELGILSVQIEGEGAINLALPHNQGQVRMNGPVAANSAMRIDGNFAMQGGTGIIRMNSPAVAMMSQGANVSSAVMTPGGSTDLQPRTPRPPSQQGLNPFGWFKDGTTGGMIITRTRADTINPLMSSLNVQQSNHPSGSLGPQIHPMQNVVVSRPINPANFQQFQQQTRLPQHTQVSQGMRQSFAGPSQVPVPPGWNQLASGALQPPPAQAAIGTLNQGWKKSPLNTGPVQQQQFPQRPSLATVQTPSHPPPPYPFGSQQAAQTHTNFPSMANPNQFSGPPMKALQGGPSRVPTPLQQPHLTNKSPASSPSSSFQQSSPVSSPTVNQVQQQAMGPRSGQATPMPQGFQQPPVSSPSRGGMIAQGNAAGGFMMQQAPQQNQGPQAIHTGVTKRLPPGFQAGQGNANFLQGQTPPGTAGSPSNGAGLQQQGSTGGQTTVGGSVNGSSHSQMQVSHGGPNVMQNNLMGIHSNLNNQQAGSSGVNQVNMAGLHGQNQQANQSHLLSMQQQIISSQGQMVNLQGQAPLNTQAQQMVLSRNQLMPQGQMMGTSPGQNLGQTSQRMTPPKQMLQSHNQMMTSQGQSMMQQMEQIIQGNKQGFSAQNPAGVMGGPNQIIRGANAGLQNAMMHFPGQVSQQGSVNNTSHGVNMQGQGLRAPIPGQHLQQTHGDSVTQPGSDLNALLPDLSMPTTGNMASQHMQNMPGVSGQHFPGHGLPFGSPFGQGGNGNQMGCGQNPSFPINKDVTLTSPLLVNLLQSDISAGHFGVNSKQNNGNPAKPKKKKPPRKKKNQQAEEQISATEPRMEDPDPLGIVGDQGSTVETTQKLNEFPNRPAGFPPQPVEQRSLQQIPSQLMQQLGQQPQSQGGQTQQPTPPQQMMMMLMMQQQDQKSVRLPGQQGDFNRRPSLNSEAQRMPMQPGGNMPVMVNMPGSGSIPPSPDKQRMPMAPNVSLGNNGRKMGFPDSGNQSGSPLGEMPTTSALVDIPDQAAASGQQNNMAPHLLLSQNQLMMSGNKSGNLSSMTLSQGANPQQQLANSMPGPHGHHFSSVQTPSQTSRPKTPNRASPRPYYPQTPNNRPPSTEPSEISLSPERLNASIAGLFPPQINIPLPPRPTLNRGFDQQGLNPTTLKAIGQAPPGLTVTNPTGFVPSHKMDIMAGKQTGSSGNKRASPSNSRRSSPGSSRKTTPSPGRQNLKNNKFVLGPQQNPGILHNLEIQRNLMQAQTSMQSLVPGPPIGPYPPVSLSATCSITEENKDSSAMMQETESQVMQNAFKEQAEAELKAMVQQELKMSSEEMVRKELQPMDHCKPPSAEEIKTMVSPAMRDAPTSLSQLLDHSAAPNLTIKTAVVPITESPPLQLLSDDPKIADIPPVPEGTSSSNSEIVSTPNPLLHTGPRGDTMEPSTNVSPNLPSSSVKQPAGQTSVSSSVSQNQITVFVTSNPITTSSTTTDPMTSHLQQQSLMPTVVNVQNMGNKVIVSEGQQASQSTVHSPFITPVFFNSPSIIQVMKGSKQGNLPVSAAASNSNMAPQSVAVVGSLHIPQNIQLSAGTPSSTPPSSTVSSMHTTRPVLVNPPQTTAQSPSVVLPPTPFRESNIEDVSSQLGVTSDECPPIPSQSVASSTCDSIKNSSASSKGQPKVIQTEQILFTKVKNNLSGGTGTGNLETNKEELEDGDKTPPLANLAATDPEVTTAISADSLCPTNTSSVGVPAPSAAQSSIQGELRNVDNTVPERNDSTLDTISTEKTHEIVSSKSTRQEERPASNKESAPEKSEGDTQDIPESEATERSKPLSRRNSKIEEPQEVLESGQRKRSARPGSASAKESGASPTQSKRRKSK, encoded by the exons ATGGCCTCCCACTATCTCCCTGATCCAGGAGAGCCCCAGACCAGTCTTCATGTCTCCCCTGCACAaccgcaagatggagacaacgaCTCCGGAATAGAAGATGAGCTCAGATTAGAACAGGCAGACTCTACAATTTTCTTGGCTTTTAAAGGAGATATTGGAGACACTGACTTCCAGCAAAAGCTAGACAAGATCCTGAATACTGTGCCGAACCTTGTTAGCATGG AGTCCGATCAGCTGAGACTTCAGAAGGTGGAGCCGTGGAACAGTGTCAGAGTAACGTTTAACATCCCCCGGGAAGCGGCTGAGCGTTTGCGCCTCCTTGCTCAGGGTAACAACCAGCAGCTACGGGAGTTAGGAATTCTCTCTGTCCAAATTGAAG GGGAAGGTGCAATAAATCTAGCTTTGCCCCACAATCAGGGACAGGTGCGGATGAATGGTCCAGTGGCAGCAAACAGTGCTATGAGAATTGACGGCAATTTTGCAATGCAAGGTGGAACGG GCATCATCAGGATGAACAGCCCTGCAGTGGCCATGATGTCTCAGGGTGCTAATGTTTCTTCTGCTGTGATGACTCCTGGTGGAAGCACTGATCTTCAACCAAGAACACCCAGGCCCCCCTCGCAACAAG GCTTGAATCCATTCGGGTGGTTTAAAGACGGAACTACTGGTGGCATGATTATAACCAGGACAAGGG CAGATACAATCAATCCTCTCATGTCCAGCTTGAATGTTCAGCAGTCAAATCACCCTTCTGGTTCCTTGGGCCCCCAGATCCATCCCATGCAGAATGTGGTTGTCAGCAGACCCATAAATCCGGCCAACTTCCAGCAGTTCCAACAGCAGACGCGGCTTCCCCAACATACACAGGTCTCCCAAGGGATGCGGCAGTCCTTTGCTGGTCCATCGCAAGTTCCAGTACCCCCTGGCTGGAACCAACTTGCCTCAGGGGCTTTGCAGCCTCCTCCTGCCCAAGCAGCCATTGGTACACTTAACCAGGGATGGAAGAAGTCTCCATTGAACACAGGTCCTGTTCAGCAACAGCAGTTCCCTCAAAGACCTTCATTAGCCACAGTGCAGACACCATCCCATCCCCCACCTCCATATCCATTTGGAAGCCAGCAAGCCGCCCAGACACATACCAATTTCCCTTCTATGGCCAACCCAAACCAGTTCAGTGGCCCACCAATGAAAGCTCTGCAAGGGGGGCCATCTAGGGTCCCCACACCTCTGCAGCAGCCTCATCTTACTAATAAGTCTCCTGCTTCATCGCCTTCATCATCCTTTCAGCAGAGCTCTCCGGTTTCTTCCCCAACTGTGAACCAGGTGCAGCAACAGGCCATGGGACCACGCTCAGGGCAGGCCACGCCTATGCCACAAGGGTTCCAGCAGCCGCCAGTCAGCTCACCCAGCCGTGGGGGGATGATAGCACAGGGAAATGCTGCGGGGGGCTTCATGATGCAGCAGGCACCTCAACAAAATCAGGGACCACAAGCTATTCATACAG gggTTACCAAGCGCCTCCCCCCAGGTTTTCAAGCAGGTCAAGGAAATGCTAATTTTCTGCAAGGCCAGACACCACCCGGCACAGCAGGATCACCTTCTAACGGTGCAGGACTGCAGCAACAAGGCAGTACGGGTGGACAAACAACAG TAGGGGGCTCGGTGAATGGATCTTCACACAGTCAGATGCAGGTGTCACATGGGGGTCCAAATGTAATGCAAAACAACCTGATGGGAATTCACAGCAACCTGAATAACCAGCAGGCTGGCAGCAGTGGAGTGAATCAGGTGAACATGGCCGGTCTGCATGGACAAAACCAGCAAGCCAATCAGTCACATCTTCTCAGCATGCAACAGCAAATCATCTCTTCCCAAGGCCAGATGGTGAACCTTCAGGGGCAGGCCCCACTAAACACACAGGCTCAACAGATGGTGCTCTCTCGGAATCAGCTTATGCCCCAGGGACAGATGATGGGAACATCTCCAGGCCAAAACCTGGGGCAAACATCTCAGCGCATGACCCCACCCAAACAGATGCTACAGTCACACAATCAGATGATGACGTCCCAGGGTCAGAGCATGATGCAGCAGATGGAGCAGATTATACAGGGAAATAAGCAAGGTTTCAGTGCACAGAACCCAGCAGGGGTTATGGGTGGGCCCAATCAGATTATAAGGGGAGCAAATGCTGGACTGCAGAATGCCATGATGCATTTTCCTGGACAGGTTTCTCAGCAGGGGTCTGTAAATAACACTTCCCATGGGGTGAACATGCAAGGACAGGGACTTCGAGCCCCAATTCCAGGGCAACACTTGCAGCAAACACATGGGGACAGTGTGACACAACCTGGCAGTGATCTAAACGCCCTACTTCCGGATCTTTCCATGCCAACAACTGGCAACATGGCTTCACAGCACATGCAGAACATGCCAGGAGTTTCAGGGCAGCATTTTCCAGGCCATGGACTACCCTTCGGCTCTCCATTTGGCCAAGGGGGCAATGGAAATCAGATGGGGTGTGGCCAGAATCCATCCTTTCCTATTAATAAGGATGTGACCCTGACCAGTCCATTACTGGTGAACCTGCTGCAGAGTGATATCTCAGCTGGGCATTTTGGGGTTAACAGTAAGCAGAACAATGGCAATCCTGCCAAACCCAAGAAAAAAAAGCCACCAAGGAAGAAGAAGAACCAGCAGGCTGAGGAACAAATTAG TGCCACTGAACCCCGCATGGAAGACCCGGACCCCTTGGGGATAGTAGGGGATCAAGGAAGCACTGTGGAGACCACACAGAAACTCAATGAATTTCCCAACAGGCCAGCAG gattcCCGCCTCAGCCAGTAGAGCAAAGATCCTTACAGCAGATCCCTTCTCAGTTAATGCAACAGTTGGGGCAGCAGCCACAAAGTCAGGGAGGGCAGACGCAACAACCAACTCCTCCTCAGCAAATGATGATGATGCTGATGATGCAACAACAGGACCAAAAATCTGTGAGGCTTCCTGGGCAACAAGGAGACTTTAACCGCCGGCCATCTCTAAATTCCGAAGCTCAGAGGATGCCCATGCAGCCTGGTGGCAATATGCCTGTTATGGTGAACATGCCTGGATCTGGCTCAATTCCACCTTCTCCTGACAAGCAGAGGATGCCAATGGCGCCTAATGTGTCTTTGGGAAATAATGGAAGGAAGATGGGATTCCCAGACAGCGGTAATCAGTCAGGGTCACCATTGGGTGAGATGCCTACAACATCCGCTCTAGTGGATATTCCAGATCAGGCAGCAGCTAGTGGGCAGCagaacaatatggcacctcattTGCTACTTTCCCAGAATCAGCTGATGATGTCTGGGAACAAATCAGGAAATCTTTCTTCTATGACTTTATCTCAAGGGGCCAATCCCCAGCAGCAGCTTGCCAACTCTATGCCTGGACCTCATGGGCACCATTTTTCAAGTGTACAAACTCCGTCGCAAACATCGAGACCAAAGACTCCAAACAGAGCAAGCCCAAGGCCTTACTATCCTCAAACTCCCAATAATCGTCCTCCAAGTACAGAGCCTTCTGAGATCAGCCTGTCTCCAGAAAGACTGAATGCCTCCATTGCAGGCCTCTTCCCTCCTCAGATAAATATTCCATTGCCTCCCAGGCCTACATTAAACCGAGGTTTTGATCAGCAAGGGTTGAATCCAACAACCTTGAAGGCCATTGGACAAGCTCCTCCTGGACTGACTGTAACCAACCCAACTGGTTTTGTCCCATCACACAAGATGGACATTATGGCAGGGAAACAGACAGGCAGTAGTGGGAACAAACGAGCAAGCCCTAGCAACAGCAGGAGATCAAGCCCTGGTTCTAGTCGTAAAACAACCCCTAGCCCAGGCAGGCAGAACTTAAAGAACAACAAGTTTGTGCTTGGGCCACAACAAAACCCTGGAATCCTGCACAACCTGGAGATCCAAAGAAATTTAATGCAGGCTCAAACTTCAATGCAGTCCCTAGTCCCTGGACCTCCAATAGGTCCATATCCACCAGTTTCTCTATCAGCCACATGCAGTATAACCGAAGAGAATAAGGATAGCTCAGCAATGATGCAGGAGACAGAGAGTCAGGTAATGCAAAATGCCTTTAAGGAGCAAGCTGAAGCAGAACTTAAAGCTATGGTTCAGCAAGAACTGAAGATGTCTTCTGAAGAGATGGTCAGGAAAGAACTCCAGCCCATGGATCACTGTAAACCTCCATCTGCAGAAGAGATCAAGACTATGGTATCACCAGCAATGAGAGATGCACCGACATCGCTGAGTCAACTGTTGGATCACTCAGCTGCTCCCAATCTTACCATCAAGACTGCAGTAGTACCTATAACTGAATCACCTCCTTTACAGCTGCTTTCAGATGATCCCAAAATTGCTGACATTCCTCCTGTACCAGAAGGTACAAGTAGTAGTAATAGTGAAATAGTATCCACACCCAATCCACTTTTACACACTGGACCACGTGGAGACACCATGGAACCCAGTACAAATGTGTCTCCGAACCTTCCATCTTCTTCAGTGAAACAACCAGCTGGCCAGACCTCTGTTTCCAGCTCAGTGTCTCAGAACCAGATAACCGTTTTTGTCACTTCAAACCCCATTACTACTTCCTCAACCACAACTGACCCTATGACTTCCCACCTGCAGCAGCAATCATTGATGCCAACTGTGGTGAACGTGCAGAATATGGGCAACAAAGTTATTGTGTCCGAAGGGCAGCAGGCTTCCCAGTCAACTGTGCACTCTCCGTTTATTACTCCTGTTTTCTTTAACTCTCCTTCCATCATACAAGTCATGAAGGGATCAAAGCAAGGGAACTTGCCAGTTTCTGCGGCAGCATCCAATTCAAACATGGCTCCTCAGTCTGTGGCAGTTGTGGGGTCTTTACATATTCCACAGAATATTCAGTTGTCTGCTGGAACACCTTCTTCAACTCCACCTTCCAGTACTGTTTCCAGTATGCATACAACTCGACCAGTTCTAGTTAACCCTCCTCAGACCACTGCACAGTCTCCATCTGTTGTTCTACCACCAACACCTTTTAGAGAAAGCAACATAGAAGATGTTAGTTCTCAATTGGGTGTAACATCTGACGAATGCCCTCCTATACCTTCACAGTCTGTGGCTTCTTCAACCTGTGATAGCATAAAGAACTCTTCAGCATCATCCAAGGGTCAGCCCAAGGTGATCCAGACTGAGCAAATTCTATTCACAAAGGTAAAAAATAATTTGTCAGGTGGCACAGGAACAGGCAATTTGGAAACCAACAAAGAAGAACTTGAAGATGGAGACAAAACTCCCCCATTAGCTAACTTGGCTGCTACTGATCCAGAGGTCACCACTGCAATCTCTGCTGACTCTTTGTGTCCCACAAACACCAGTTCTGTAGGAGTGCCTGCTCCATCTGCTGCTCAATCATCAATCCAAGGGGAGCTCAGAAATGTAGACAACACTGTACCAGAGAGAAATGACAGCACATTGGACACTATTTCGACTGAAAAAACACATGAAATTG TCTCCTCCAAAAGTACGAGACAAGAGGAACGACCTGCAAGCAACAAGGAGAGTGCTCCAGAAAAATctg AAGGCGATACCCAAGATATCCCAGAAAG TGAAGCAACGGAGAGATCAAAACCTTTGAGCCGGAGAAACTCCAAGATAGAGGAGCCCCAGGAGGTGTTGGAGAGTGGACAACGCAAACGTTCAGCCCGTCCTGGCTCCGCCTCTGCGAAAG aATCTGGAGCCAGTCCCACCCAGTCCAAACGAAGGAAATCCAAgtag